The following proteins are co-located in the Bordetella bronchialis genome:
- the tkt gene encoding transketolase, with amino-acid sequence MSNPTARQPSLADAIRALAMDAVQQANSGHPGAPMGMAEIAQALWTRHLRHNPANPAWPGRDRFVLSNGHGSMLLYALLHLTGYDLPIEEIKQFRQLHSRTPGHPEVGITAGVETTTGPLGQGLGNAVGMALAEALLAAEFNRPGHAVVDHHTYAFVGDGCLMEGISHEVCSLAGTLRLSKLIVLYDDNGISIDGKVEAWFGDDTARRFEAYGWNVIRGVDGHDVDAVDAALRQARANAASHGGPTLIACRTVIGKGAPTMAGTDKVHGAPLGKDEIAATRAALNWTHAPFVIPPEFYEGWDARRAGAAAQHEWQTRFDAYARQFPAEAAEFTRRMQGELPADFADKARAFLAATVEKAETVATRKASQYAIAALAQALPELLGGSADLTGSNYTDWKGVAPVRAGDKAIQFGRHINYGVREFGMAAIMNGIALHGGYLPFGGTFLTFSDYSRNALRMAALMKQRVVHVFTHDSIGLGEDGPTHQSIEHANSLRLIPNLSVWRPCDTAETAVAWIEAVRRPASIGMAVRDGGPTALLLSRQNLPFVPRDEQTLAAIARGGYVLRDADQARAVIIATGSEVALALAAQELLAKDGVAVRVVSMPSTDVFDKQDAGWRASVLPKGLPRVAVEAGTTGLWHKYVGLEGAVVGIDRYGESAPAGALFPFFGLTAEKVAEAVKQVL; translated from the coding sequence ATGAGCAATCCGACCGCCCGACAACCTTCTTTGGCGGATGCCATCCGCGCTTTGGCGATGGACGCCGTACAGCAGGCGAATTCCGGGCACCCGGGTGCTCCCATGGGCATGGCGGAGATCGCGCAAGCCTTGTGGACGCGGCATCTGCGCCACAATCCGGCCAACCCGGCCTGGCCCGGCCGCGACCGTTTCGTGCTGTCCAATGGCCACGGCTCGATGCTGCTGTACGCGCTGCTGCACCTCACGGGCTACGACCTGCCCATCGAGGAAATCAAGCAATTCCGCCAACTGCACTCGCGCACGCCCGGCCATCCGGAAGTCGGCATCACCGCCGGCGTCGAAACCACCACCGGCCCGCTGGGCCAGGGCCTGGGCAACGCCGTCGGCATGGCGCTGGCCGAAGCCCTGCTGGCCGCCGAATTCAACCGCCCCGGCCATGCCGTGGTGGACCATCACACCTACGCCTTCGTGGGCGACGGCTGCCTGATGGAAGGCATCTCGCACGAGGTCTGCTCGCTGGCCGGCACGCTGCGGCTGTCCAAGCTGATCGTCCTGTACGACGACAACGGCATATCCATCGATGGCAAGGTCGAAGCCTGGTTCGGCGACGATACCGCCCGCCGTTTCGAAGCCTACGGCTGGAATGTGATCCGCGGCGTCGACGGCCATGACGTCGACGCGGTCGATGCCGCCCTGCGCCAGGCGCGGGCGAATGCCGCCAGCCACGGCGGCCCCACGCTGATCGCCTGCCGCACCGTCATCGGCAAGGGCGCGCCCACGATGGCCGGCACCGACAAGGTCCACGGCGCGCCGCTGGGCAAGGACGAAATCGCCGCCACGCGCGCCGCGCTGAACTGGACGCATGCGCCCTTCGTCATCCCGCCGGAATTCTACGAAGGCTGGGACGCGCGCCGGGCCGGCGCCGCCGCGCAGCACGAATGGCAGACGCGCTTCGACGCCTATGCCCGCCAATTCCCGGCCGAAGCCGCGGAGTTCACCCGCCGCATGCAGGGCGAACTGCCCGCCGATTTCGCCGACAAGGCACGCGCCTTCCTGGCCGCCACGGTCGAAAAGGCGGAAACCGTCGCCACCCGCAAGGCCTCGCAGTATGCGATCGCCGCGCTGGCGCAGGCGCTGCCGGAACTGCTGGGCGGTTCGGCCGACCTGACCGGCTCCAACTACACCGACTGGAAAGGCGTGGCGCCGGTGCGCGCCGGCGACAAGGCCATCCAGTTCGGCCGCCACATCAACTATGGCGTGCGCGAGTTCGGCATGGCCGCCATCATGAACGGCATCGCCCTGCATGGCGGCTACCTGCCGTTCGGCGGCACTTTCCTGACCTTCTCCGATTATTCGCGCAACGCCCTGCGCATGGCCGCGCTCATGAAGCAGCGGGTGGTCCATGTGTTCACGCACGATTCCATCGGCCTGGGCGAAGACGGCCCCACGCACCAATCCATCGAGCATGCCAACAGCCTGCGGCTGATCCCCAACCTGTCGGTGTGGCGCCCCTGCGATACCGCCGAAACCGCGGTGGCCTGGATCGAGGCGGTCCGGCGTCCCGCCAGCATCGGCATGGCGGTGCGGGACGGCGGCCCGACGGCGCTGCTGCTGTCGCGCCAAAACCTGCCGTTCGTGCCGCGCGACGAACAAACCCTGGCCGCCATCGCCCGGGGCGGTTATGTGCTGCGCGACGCCGACCAGGCGCGCGCCGTCATCATCGCCACCGGTTCCGAGGTCGCCCTGGCGCTGGCCGCACAGGAATTGCTGGCCAAGGATGGCGTGGCCGTGCGGGTGGTATCGATGCCCAGCACGGATGTGTTCGACAAGCAGGATGCGGGCTGGCGCGCCAGCGTGCTGCCCAAGGGCCTGCCGCGGGTCGCCGTCGAAGCCGGCACCACCGGCTTGTGGCATAAATACGTGGGCCTGGAAGGCGCCGTGGTGGGCATCGATCGCTACGGCGAATCGGCGCCCGCCGGCGCGCTGTTCCCCTTCTTCGGGCTGACCGCCGAAAAGGTGGCCGAGGCCGTCAAACAGGTTTTGTAA
- a CDS encoding pyridoxal phosphate-dependent aminotransferase, giving the protein MLYPLADRTHEFLTFHAVEMFKQAQALQASGRDIISLGIGEPDFTAPPAVLEALERAASAGLSGYSAPAGLSALREAIAGFYARFGAHVDPARVIVTAGASGALSLACAALVNPGDEVLMPDPSYPANSNFVLAAGGRPRLIPSTPAKRFQLSAADLREHWTARTRGAIIASPSNPTGTSVAQAELAELLAETRRRGGYTLMDEIYLALSYDGAPRSALALDDEVIVINSFSKYFNMTGWRLGWLIVPQPMVATVEKMAASLAICAPTLAQHAALACFQPDTLALYETRRLAFQQRRDFLLDAFQRLGIAVPVKPDGAFYIYADVSKWGMDSTDFAMRLLHEAGVAAVPGLDFGPAHASRTMRFAYTTGMDRLEAAVDRIDGFLKGLCG; this is encoded by the coding sequence ATGCTGTACCCGCTCGCCGACCGTACCCACGAGTTCCTGACCTTCCATGCCGTTGAGATGTTCAAGCAGGCGCAGGCACTGCAGGCATCGGGCCGGGACATTATCAGCCTGGGCATCGGCGAACCGGACTTTACCGCGCCGCCCGCGGTGCTGGAAGCGCTGGAACGCGCCGCCAGCGCCGGGCTGAGCGGCTATAGCGCCCCGGCGGGACTGTCCGCGCTGCGCGAAGCCATCGCCGGGTTCTATGCCCGTTTCGGCGCGCACGTCGATCCCGCGCGCGTCATCGTCACGGCCGGCGCCTCCGGCGCGCTGTCGCTGGCTTGCGCGGCGCTGGTCAACCCGGGCGACGAAGTCCTGATGCCCGACCCATCCTATCCCGCGAACAGCAACTTCGTACTGGCCGCCGGCGGCCGGCCGCGGCTCATTCCGAGCACGCCGGCCAAGCGCTTCCAGCTGTCCGCGGCGGACCTGCGGGAACACTGGACCGCGCGCACGCGCGGCGCCATCATCGCCTCGCCCAGCAATCCGACGGGGACCTCGGTTGCGCAGGCCGAACTGGCCGAACTGCTGGCGGAAACCCGCCGGCGCGGCGGCTACACGCTGATGGACGAAATCTACCTGGCGCTGTCCTACGACGGCGCGCCGCGGTCGGCGCTGGCGCTGGATGACGAGGTCATCGTCATCAACAGCTTTTCCAAGTACTTCAACATGACGGGGTGGCGGCTGGGCTGGTTGATCGTGCCCCAGCCCATGGTAGCCACGGTAGAAAAAATGGCCGCCAGCCTGGCCATCTGCGCCCCCACCCTGGCCCAGCATGCCGCCCTGGCCTGCTTCCAACCCGACACGCTCGCGCTGTACGAAACGCGCCGCCTGGCCTTCCAGCAGCGCCGCGATTTCCTACTGGACGCCTTCCAGCGCCTGGGGATAGCCGTGCCCGTCAAGCCGGACGGCGCCTTCTACATCTATGCCGACGTGTCGAAATGGGGCATGGACAGCACGGATTTCGCCATGCGGCTGCTGCACGAAGCCGGAGTCGCCGCGGTCCCGGGGCTGGATTTCGGCCCCGCGCATGCCAGCCGCACCATGCGTTTCGCCTATACGACGGGCATGGACCGGCTGGAAGCGGCGGTGGACCGCATCGACGGATTTCTGAAGGGCCTGTGCGGCTGA
- the yfcF gene encoding glutathione transferase, with protein MAVPLTLYVDAHFLSPYALSAYVALEKKGLDFEVRLVDLEQGDQRTAPFLHRSPIGKIPVLAHLDFYLAESSAIAEYLEHAFPPPDYPALYPADPRPRAQARQIQAWLRSDLHALRRERPTEVIFEGMRPGPLSDAGHCDAARLIRVASAMLAHGRPHLFDAWCLADLDLALMINRLAIAGDSLPDALHTYAQAQWNHPGVRHWLASRG; from the coding sequence GTGGCCGTACCGCTGACCCTATACGTCGATGCCCATTTCCTGAGCCCCTACGCGCTGTCCGCGTACGTCGCCCTGGAAAAAAAAGGGCTGGACTTCGAGGTCAGGCTGGTGGACCTGGAGCAAGGCGACCAGCGGACCGCGCCTTTCCTGCACCGGTCGCCCATCGGCAAAATCCCGGTGCTGGCGCACCTGGACTTCTACCTGGCGGAATCCAGCGCCATCGCCGAATACCTGGAACACGCTTTCCCGCCTCCGGACTATCCGGCCCTGTATCCGGCGGACCCGCGCCCACGTGCCCAGGCCCGCCAGATCCAGGCCTGGCTGCGCAGCGACCTGCACGCCCTGCGCCGCGAGCGCCCTACCGAGGTGATTTTCGAAGGCATGCGGCCGGGGCCGCTGAGCGACGCCGGCCACTGCGACGCGGCCCGCCTGATCCGCGTGGCCAGCGCCATGCTGGCGCACGGCCGGCCGCACCTGTTCGACGCCTGGTGCCTGGCCGACCTGGACCTGGCGCTGATGATCAACCGCCTGGCCATCGCGGGCGACAGCCTCCCGGACGCGCTGCACACCTATGCGCAGGCACAATGGAACCACCCCGGCGTGCGCCACTGGCTGGCCAGCCGGGGATAG
- a CDS encoding 16S rRNA (uracil(1498)-N(3))-methyltransferase translates to MPSPRFHCPFALSPHARIELPDAIAHHAARVLRLRDGETVVLFDGNGGEYPATLRIAGKTVHAELGAHDPREAELGGGITLVQGLPSGDKMDWIVEKAVELGVERLVPIAAQRSVLQLNGERQDKRLAHWRRVAAAASEQCGRNRLMRIDAVASLAHWLDTPPAGPRLLCHPEDSAPLNAALDDARRAGSLALLVGPEGGWSDAEQAAARQAGVAAVSFGPRVLRTETAGLALVAAATALLGWEQPAAARAP, encoded by the coding sequence ATGCCCAGCCCCCGTTTCCATTGCCCCTTCGCGCTTTCGCCTCATGCCCGGATCGAACTGCCGGACGCCATCGCGCATCATGCCGCGCGGGTGCTGCGGCTGCGCGACGGCGAGACGGTGGTCCTGTTCGACGGCAACGGGGGTGAATATCCGGCCACGCTGCGCATCGCCGGCAAGACCGTGCACGCCGAGCTGGGCGCGCACGATCCGCGCGAGGCCGAACTGGGCGGGGGCATCACCCTGGTCCAGGGCTTGCCCTCGGGCGACAAAATGGACTGGATCGTGGAAAAGGCGGTGGAACTTGGCGTGGAGCGGCTGGTGCCCATCGCCGCCCAGCGCAGCGTCCTGCAATTGAACGGCGAACGGCAGGACAAGCGCCTGGCGCATTGGCGGCGCGTGGCCGCGGCCGCCAGCGAGCAATGCGGACGCAACCGGCTGATGCGCATCGACGCGGTGGCCAGCCTGGCGCACTGGCTGGATACGCCGCCGGCCGGCCCGCGCCTGTTATGCCACCCGGAAGACAGCGCGCCGCTGAATGCGGCCCTGGATGACGCGCGCCGCGCCGGATCCCTTGCCCTGCTGGTGGGCCCGGAAGGCGGCTGGTCGGATGCGGAACAAGCGGCGGCACGCCAGGCCGGCGTCGCGGCGGTAAGCTTCGGACCGCGTGTGCTGCGCACCGAGACCGCCGGCCTGGCGCTGGTGGCGGCGGCGACGGCGCTGTTGGGCTGGGAGCAGCCCGCGGCGGCGCGGGCGCCTTGA
- the gap gene encoding type I glyceraldehyde-3-phosphate dehydrogenase translates to MTIRVAINGYGRIGRNVLRAHYESGKKHGIEIVAINDLGDPKTNAHLTRYDTVHGRFPGTVEVDGEYMIVNGDKIRVLANRNPAELPWGELKVDVVLECTGFFTSKEKAGAHLKGGAKKVVISAPGGKDVDATVVYGVNHQTLKAEHTVISNASCTTNCLAPLVKPLHDELGVVSGLMTTVHSYTNDQVLTDVYHEDLRRARSATMSMIPTKTGAAAAVGLVLPELNGKLDGYAIRVPTINVSIVDLSFIAKRETSVEEVNGILKAASQGALKGILEYNTEPLVSVDYNHNPASSTVDATLTKVSGTLVKVSSWYDNEWGFSNRMLDTTVALMNAK, encoded by the coding sequence ATGACCATACGCGTTGCCATCAACGGCTACGGCCGCATCGGACGCAATGTCCTGCGTGCGCACTACGAAAGCGGCAAGAAGCACGGTATCGAGATCGTCGCCATCAACGACCTCGGCGATCCCAAGACCAATGCGCACCTGACGCGCTATGACACCGTGCATGGCCGCTTCCCCGGCACCGTCGAAGTCGACGGCGAGTACATGATCGTCAACGGCGACAAGATCCGCGTGCTGGCCAACCGCAATCCGGCCGAACTGCCCTGGGGCGAGCTCAAGGTCGACGTGGTGCTGGAATGCACGGGCTTCTTCACCAGCAAGGAAAAAGCCGGCGCCCACCTGAAGGGCGGCGCGAAGAAGGTGGTGATTTCCGCGCCCGGCGGCAAGGACGTGGACGCCACCGTGGTGTACGGCGTCAACCACCAGACCCTGAAGGCCGAACACACGGTCATCTCCAACGCCTCGTGCACGACCAACTGCCTGGCGCCGCTGGTCAAGCCGCTGCACGACGAGCTGGGCGTGGTGTCGGGCCTGATGACCACCGTGCACTCCTACACCAACGACCAGGTGCTGACCGACGTCTACCACGAAGACCTGCGCCGTGCCCGTTCGGCCACCATGAGCATGATCCCCACCAAGACCGGCGCGGCCGCCGCGGTGGGCCTGGTGCTGCCCGAGCTGAACGGCAAGCTGGACGGCTACGCCATCCGCGTGCCGACCATCAACGTGTCCATCGTCGACCTGTCCTTCATCGCCAAGCGCGAAACCTCCGTCGAGGAAGTCAACGGCATCCTGAAGGCGGCCTCGCAGGGCGCGCTCAAGGGCATCCTGGAATACAACACCGAACCCCTGGTGTCGGTCGACTACAACCACAACCCGGCTTCCAGCACCGTGGACGCCACGCTGACCAAGGTCTCGGGCACGCTGGTCAAGGTCTCGTCCTGGTACGACAACGAGTGGGGCTTCAGCAACCGCATGCTGGACACCACCGTTGCGCTGATGAACGCCAAGTAA
- a CDS encoding barstar family protein yields the protein MARTGQPALQRQLQRGGELDAAALDRQSVVEAAGELRAALYVADCDRARSRSAVFRAIAKAVDFPMHFRSFDELSDCLSDTVLDQKVGVVLWLHKLHSGDPALEEDAAHIVSICQDVTEYARENGRLFAYIVEHAGAHPAAEPGVAAAPYGEAD from the coding sequence ATGGCCAGAACCGGTCAGCCCGCATTGCAACGCCAGTTGCAGCGTGGCGGTGAGCTCGATGCTGCTGCGCTGGATAGGCAATCCGTGGTGGAGGCTGCCGGCGAATTGCGCGCGGCCTTGTATGTCGCCGACTGCGACCGCGCCCGCAGCCGCTCGGCTGTCTTCCGCGCCATCGCCAAGGCGGTGGACTTCCCGATGCATTTCCGCAGTTTCGACGAACTCTCGGATTGCCTCTCCGACACCGTGCTCGATCAGAAGGTCGGCGTCGTGCTGTGGCTGCACAAGCTGCATTCCGGCGATCCGGCCCTGGAAGAAGACGCCGCGCACATCGTCTCCATCTGCCAGGACGTCACCGAATACGCGCGCGAAAACGGCCGGCTGTTCGCCTATATCGTCGAGCATGCCGGCGCCCATCCCGCGGCCGAGCCCGGCGTTGCCGCGGCGCCCTACGGCGAAGCGGACTAG
- a CDS encoding transglycosylase SLT domain-containing protein — translation MPYASVANYPLFRQLAQGVHRYLGEWLRICSVYLGIAVIVTVSMGLALPGLRDQALQVHKALLAALAPATVPPAGSDSAYADADALGDADDGVGTAADRSASAVALAVPETSNNATAFLTPLPHPETKPAARSDAVSNAQTEALRNYISRKYKVASDATAVLVNTAYKVGRDLKVDPLLLLAVIAVESRYNPFAESSVGAQGLMQVMTSVHQSKFDAYGKKGALDPVANIRVGAGILKDCIKRRGSVPGGLACYVGASGPNDGGYGDKVQAERRRLALASGIPLARD, via the coding sequence ATGCCTTATGCGTCAGTGGCCAATTACCCCTTATTCCGGCAATTGGCACAAGGCGTTCACCGCTATCTCGGCGAATGGCTGCGCATCTGTTCGGTTTATCTGGGCATCGCGGTCATCGTCACCGTAAGCATGGGTCTGGCTTTGCCCGGTCTGCGGGACCAGGCGCTGCAGGTACACAAGGCACTGCTCGCCGCCCTGGCGCCCGCGACGGTTCCGCCCGCCGGTTCCGACAGCGCCTATGCCGATGCGGATGCCCTGGGCGATGCCGACGACGGTGTCGGCACCGCGGCGGACCGCTCAGCCAGCGCCGTCGCCCTTGCCGTCCCGGAAACGAGCAACAACGCAACCGCTTTCCTGACGCCCTTGCCGCATCCGGAGACCAAGCCGGCGGCGCGGTCGGACGCCGTCAGCAATGCGCAAACCGAAGCGCTGCGCAACTATATCTCGCGCAAGTACAAGGTCGCGTCCGACGCCACCGCGGTGCTCGTCAATACCGCGTACAAGGTCGGGCGGGACTTGAAGGTCGATCCCTTGCTGCTGCTGGCCGTCATTGCCGTCGAATCGCGCTACAACCCCTTCGCCGAGAGCAGCGTGGGGGCGCAAGGCCTGATGCAGGTGATGACCAGCGTGCACCAGTCCAAGTTCGACGCCTATGGCAAGAAGGGCGCGCTGGATCCCGTGGCCAATATCCGCGTCGGCGCCGGCATCCTGAAGGACTGCATCAAGCGCCGCGGCTCCGTGCCGGGCGGCCTGGCCTGCTACGTGGGAGCCAGCGGCCCCAACGATGGCGGCTACGGCGACAAAGTACAGGCCGAGCGTCGCCGCCTGGCCTTGGCGTCCGGCATTCCGCTGGCGCGGGACTGA
- a CDS encoding phosphoglycerate kinase, protein MSKVNTLSALAKSGALQGKRVFIRADLNVPFDDAGNISEDTRIRASVPGIRMALDAGAAVMVTSHLGRPKEGQLTDADSLAPVGRRLSELLGMPVPLVRDWVDGVQVSPGQVVLLENCRVNPGEKKNDEGLSRKMAALCDVYVNDAFGTAHRAEATTHGIARFAPVACAGPLLEAELDALGRALHEPKRPLVAIVGGSKVSTKLSILQSLADKVDQLVVGGGIANTFMLAAGKPIGKSLAEPEQKGEAAAVMDIMRQRGADVPIPTDVVCAPSFGADAPATVKPADAIGADDMVLDIGPRTAQALADILKKAGTIVWNGPVGVFEFEQFSHGTEAIARAIAESQGFSIAGGGDTLAAIAKFGITDKVGYISTGGGAFLEFLEGKTLPAVEVLQQRAG, encoded by the coding sequence ATGTCCAAGGTAAATACTCTGTCCGCGCTGGCCAAGTCCGGCGCGCTGCAAGGCAAGCGTGTGTTCATCCGCGCCGACCTCAATGTGCCGTTCGACGACGCCGGCAACATCAGCGAAGACACGCGCATCCGTGCCTCGGTACCGGGCATCCGCATGGCGCTGGACGCCGGCGCGGCCGTGATGGTGACGTCCCACCTGGGGCGGCCGAAGGAAGGCCAGCTGACGGACGCCGACAGCCTGGCGCCGGTGGGCCGCCGCCTGTCCGAGCTGCTGGGCATGCCCGTGCCCCTGGTGCGCGATTGGGTGGATGGCGTGCAGGTGTCCCCGGGCCAGGTGGTGCTGCTGGAGAACTGCCGCGTGAACCCGGGCGAGAAGAAAAACGACGAAGGCCTGTCGCGCAAAATGGCGGCGCTGTGCGATGTCTATGTCAACGATGCCTTCGGTACGGCGCACCGCGCCGAGGCCACCACCCACGGGATCGCGCGCTTCGCGCCCGTGGCCTGCGCCGGCCCGTTGCTGGAAGCCGAACTCGATGCCCTGGGCCGTGCCCTGCACGAACCCAAGCGCCCACTGGTGGCCATCGTGGGTGGATCCAAGGTGTCGACCAAGCTGAGCATCCTGCAGTCGCTGGCGGACAAGGTCGACCAGCTGGTGGTGGGGGGCGGCATCGCCAATACCTTCATGCTGGCCGCCGGCAAGCCCATCGGCAAATCGCTGGCCGAACCGGAGCAGAAGGGCGAGGCTGCGGCGGTGATGGACATCATGCGCCAGCGCGGCGCGGATGTGCCCATTCCCACCGACGTGGTGTGCGCGCCCTCGTTCGGCGCCGATGCCCCGGCCACGGTCAAGCCGGCCGACGCCATCGGCGCGGACGACATGGTCCTGGATATCGGGCCGCGGACCGCGCAGGCGCTGGCCGACATCCTGAAGAAGGCCGGCACCATCGTGTGGAACGGGCCGGTTGGGGTGTTCGAGTTCGAACAGTTCTCGCACGGCACCGAAGCGATCGCCCGCGCGATCGCCGAGTCCCAGGGATTTTCCATCGCCGGTGGCGGCGATACGCTGGCGGCCATCGCCAAGTTCGGCATCACCGACAAGGTGGGGTATATCTCCACGGGCGGCGGCGCCTTCCTGGAGTTCCTGGAAGGCAAGACCCTGCCCGCCGTGGAAGTCCTGCAGCAGCGGGCGGGCTGA
- a CDS encoding NADP-dependent malic enzyme produces MDANLRKAALEYHEQGRPGKISVTPTKQLTNQRDLALAYTPGVAAACEEIVTDPVNAYRYTSRGNLVGVISNGTAVLGLGNIGALASKPVMEGKAVLFKKFAGLDVFDIEISETDPDKLVEIIAGLEPTFGGINLEDIKAPECFVVERKLRERMKIPVFHDDQHGTAITVCAAFINGLKVVGKDIGKVKVVTSGAGAAALACLELMVDLGLPIENIWVTDIEGVVYEGRTALMDPDKARFARKTDLRKLAEVIEGADVFLGLSAGNVLKPDMVAAMAPRPLILALANPTPEVLPEVVKSVRDDAVMATGRSDYPNQVNNVLCFPYIFRGALDVGATTITRGMEKAAVYAIAKLAQEEQSEVVAAAYGTFDLCFGPEYFIPKPFDPRLIVRIAPAVAKAAMEEGVATRPLADMDGYIEQLQQFVYHSGAFMKPVYAASKRLVREGGKARVVFTEGEDERVLRAVQVVVDEGLAKPILVGRPAVLAARIERLGLRIRLGEDVEVTNPEYDERFHRYWTTYWELMCRRGITKEMARVEMRRRLTLIGAMMVHLGDADAMICGTVGAYADHLRFVDEVIGKRPGCNVYAAMSILLLAERTVVLVDTHINEDPSAEQIAEFTIAAAQEMSRLNVAPKVALLSRSNFGSGSSSSGEKMRAALQLVRDRAPEIEIDGEMHGDCALDEELRLRILPSSTLKGTANLLVCPNVDSGNIAYNLLKTAAGGNVAVGPFLLGANAPVHILTSSSTVRRIVNMTALAVVDANNRR; encoded by the coding sequence ATGGACGCCAATCTTCGCAAGGCCGCGCTCGAATATCACGAGCAGGGCCGCCCCGGCAAGATCTCGGTCACGCCGACCAAGCAACTGACCAACCAGCGCGATCTGGCCCTGGCCTACACGCCCGGCGTCGCGGCCGCCTGCGAAGAAATCGTCACCGATCCGGTGAATGCCTACCGCTACACCAGCCGCGGCAACCTCGTGGGCGTGATCTCCAACGGCACGGCGGTGCTGGGCCTGGGCAACATCGGCGCCCTGGCGTCCAAGCCCGTGATGGAAGGCAAGGCGGTCCTCTTCAAGAAGTTCGCCGGCCTGGATGTGTTCGACATCGAAATCAGCGAGACCGATCCCGACAAGCTCGTGGAAATCATCGCTGGCCTGGAGCCCACCTTCGGCGGTATCAACCTCGAGGACATCAAGGCGCCGGAATGCTTCGTCGTCGAGCGCAAGCTGCGCGAGCGGATGAAGATCCCCGTCTTCCATGACGACCAGCACGGCACGGCCATCACCGTCTGTGCGGCCTTCATCAACGGCCTGAAGGTCGTCGGCAAGGACATCGGCAAGGTCAAGGTGGTGACATCGGGCGCGGGCGCCGCGGCCCTGGCCTGCCTGGAACTGATGGTCGACCTGGGCCTGCCCATCGAGAACATCTGGGTCACCGACATCGAAGGCGTGGTCTACGAAGGCCGTACCGCGCTGATGGATCCGGACAAGGCCCGCTTCGCGCGCAAGACGGACCTGCGCAAGCTGGCCGAGGTCATCGAAGGCGCCGACGTCTTCCTGGGCCTGTCGGCGGGCAACGTGCTCAAGCCCGATATGGTGGCCGCGATGGCACCGCGTCCGCTGATCCTGGCGCTGGCCAACCCCACGCCGGAAGTCCTGCCCGAAGTGGTCAAGAGCGTGCGCGACGACGCCGTCATGGCCACCGGCCGGTCGGACTATCCGAACCAGGTCAACAACGTGCTGTGCTTCCCGTACATTTTCCGGGGCGCGCTGGACGTCGGCGCCACGACCATCACGCGCGGCATGGAAAAGGCCGCCGTCTATGCCATCGCCAAGCTGGCCCAGGAAGAACAGAGCGAAGTCGTGGCCGCCGCCTATGGCACCTTCGACCTCTGCTTCGGCCCGGAATACTTCATTCCCAAGCCCTTCGATCCGCGCTTGATCGTGCGCATCGCGCCGGCCGTGGCCAAGGCCGCGATGGAAGAAGGCGTGGCCACGCGTCCGCTGGCCGACATGGACGGCTACATCGAGCAGCTGCAGCAGTTCGTGTACCACTCCGGCGCCTTCATGAAGCCGGTGTACGCGGCGTCCAAGCGCCTGGTGCGCGAAGGCGGCAAGGCCCGCGTCGTCTTCACCGAGGGCGAAGACGAGCGCGTGCTGCGCGCCGTGCAGGTGGTGGTGGACGAAGGCCTGGCCAAGCCCATTCTGGTGGGCCGTCCGGCCGTGCTGGCGGCGCGCATCGAGCGCCTGGGCCTGCGCATCCGCCTGGGCGAGGACGTGGAAGTCACCAATCCCGAGTACGACGAGCGCTTCCATCGCTACTGGACGACGTATTGGGAATTGATGTGCCGCCGTGGCATCACCAAGGAAATGGCCCGCGTGGAAATGCGCCGCCGCCTGACGCTGATCGGCGCGATGATGGTGCACCTGGGCGATGCGGACGCCATGATCTGCGGCACGGTGGGCGCGTACGCCGACCACCTGCGCTTCGTCGACGAAGTCATCGGCAAGCGTCCCGGCTGCAATGTCTATGCCGCCATGAGCATCCTGCTGCTGGCCGAGCGCACCGTCGTGCTGGTGGATACGCACATCAACGAGGATCCCAGCGCCGAGCAGATCGCGGAATTCACCATCGCGGCTGCCCAGGAAATGAGCCGCCTGAACGTGGCGCCCAAGGTGGCGTTGCTGTCGCGCTCCAATTTCGGTTCGGGCAGCTCCTCGTCCGGCGAGAAAATGCGCGCCGCGCTGCAGCTGGTGCGCGATCGCGCGCCGGAAATCGAAATCGACGGCGAAATGCACGGCGATTGCGCGCTGGACGAAGAGCTGCGCCTGCGCATCCTGCCGTCCTCCACGCTGAAGGGCACCGCCAACCTGCTGGTCTGCCCCAACGTCGATTCGGGCAATATCGCGTACAACCTGCTGAAGACTGCCGCCGGCGGGAATGTGGCGGTGGGTCCTTTCCTGCTGGGGGCCAATGCGCCGGTACACATTCTTACGTCCAGTTCCACGGTGCGCCGCATCGTCAACATGACCGCGCTGGCGGTGGTGGACGCGAACAACCGCCGCTAG